The following proteins are co-located in the Acidicapsa acidisoli genome:
- a CDS encoding ArnT family glycosyltransferase, which translates to MTPKRLAYTLWIILIALFAAAHAWHLRADFPNFSPWQDWSKYTDEGWYGNAAIRSHLFHNWYVPGDFNPAPAVPVWPFLEWLLFFVTGVTPQAVRALAIAFFFLNLFLSYKLFRERGPRWVGLLAVTLLVTSPFLYCFSRLAILEPLLMALTLAAMNLAIRLPRYQHKEGVSALIGVLFTGMLLTKTTAVFLLPALAWIIILPFWDRKRKLLRLLVAAGGAAAISFSLWMLLVVSYDLFADYKYLFFVNAYEKPHDLYGHFMSFWWSFHGGLWVDLVLIPLAGLLILAALYTRIRIRARNWRPNWTAGLWRDPLFSGSVVAVAGYIGFMTYQNHPQPRYFVVVGFFCFFIVVRVTAQLLYQETLARKCGLAILGVVVVTATVNGIWTLRYVFHPEYTWVTAAQNLTRYIDEHPNGKRLLVSISGDEITLISHLPTLCDDFGTMDLPSKMALYQPGWYAAWNDLDPGTLQDLHVHYSLEQVAGFPAFDDPERNVLYLFKLHPLPNGKSRAEGDWSLRVALPGDKIDIPIE; encoded by the coding sequence ATGACCCCGAAACGCCTCGCGTACACACTGTGGATCATCCTGATTGCGCTCTTCGCCGCTGCGCACGCGTGGCACCTCCGCGCCGATTTCCCCAACTTTTCCCCTTGGCAGGACTGGTCCAAGTACACCGACGAGGGCTGGTACGGCAACGCCGCCATCCGCTCCCATCTTTTTCACAACTGGTACGTCCCAGGCGACTTCAACCCCGCGCCCGCCGTCCCCGTCTGGCCTTTTCTGGAGTGGCTGCTCTTCTTTGTCACCGGCGTCACTCCGCAGGCCGTCCGCGCCCTCGCAATCGCCTTCTTTTTCCTGAATCTCTTCCTGAGCTACAAGCTCTTCCGCGAACGCGGCCCCCGCTGGGTCGGCCTGCTCGCCGTGACGCTCCTCGTCACCAGCCCGTTTCTCTATTGCTTCAGCCGCCTCGCCATCCTCGAGCCGCTCCTGATGGCGCTCACCCTCGCCGCCATGAACCTCGCCATTCGCCTCCCCCGATACCAGCACAAAGAGGGCGTCTCAGCGTTAATCGGTGTGCTCTTCACCGGAATGCTGCTCACCAAGACCACCGCCGTCTTCCTGCTTCCGGCCCTTGCGTGGATCATCATCCTGCCCTTCTGGGACCGCAAACGCAAGCTCCTGCGCCTGCTCGTCGCCGCCGGAGGAGCCGCAGCCATCTCATTCAGCCTGTGGATGCTCCTCGTCGTCAGCTACGATCTTTTTGCGGACTACAAATATCTCTTTTTCGTGAACGCCTACGAAAAACCCCACGACCTTTACGGCCATTTCATGAGCTTCTGGTGGTCCTTCCACGGCGGCCTCTGGGTCGACCTCGTTCTCATTCCTCTCGCCGGGCTGCTCATTCTCGCCGCTCTCTATACCCGCATCCGCATCCGGGCCCGAAACTGGCGGCCAAACTGGACCGCCGGTCTCTGGCGCGATCCGCTCTTCTCCGGCTCCGTCGTCGCCGTCGCCGGTTACATCGGCTTCATGACCTATCAGAACCATCCCCAGCCGCGCTACTTTGTCGTCGTTGGCTTCTTCTGCTTCTTCATTGTCGTCCGCGTCACCGCGCAGCTTTTGTATCAGGAAACGCTGGCCCGCAAGTGTGGCCTTGCAATCCTCGGAGTCGTCGTTGTCACCGCGACCGTCAACGGCATCTGGACCCTGCGCTATGTCTTCCATCCCGAGTACACGTGGGTCACCGCCGCGCAAAACCTCACTCGCTACATCGACGAGCATCCCAACGGCAAACGCCTGCTGGTCTCAATCAGCGGCGATGAAATCACCCTGATCTCCCATCTGCCAACTCTGTGCGATGATTTCGGAACGATGGACCTGCCCTCCAAGATGGCTCTCTACCAGCCCGGCTGGTACGCCGCCTGGAACGACCTGGACCCCGGCACACTCCAGGATCTCCACGTCCACTACTCGCTCGAACAGGTCGCCGGATTTCCCGCCTTCGACGACCCGGAACGCAACGTACTGTACCTATTCAAACTCCACCCACTGCCCAACGGAAAATCGCGCGCCGAAGGCGACTGGAGCCTGCGAGTCGCTTTGCCCGGAGACAAAATCGACATCCCAATCGAGTAA
- a CDS encoding TolC family protein — MFVQRLQISDFWRVGVPVLAAILIASGAAPVLRAQSAELPSNPSPNPSSLSNPYYGSVTRYPATDGVLKLSLDDAVQRGFATNLGLKEAELNETAFHGDLKEAVQYFLPSITVSGGPSVHEYNLAALGFGPGLLKKVGGLFPGTDFSDISFITKADVTTGQINYEQTLFSGQVIDGYKAVKAAEKAAYFAKTRARGEVVQQVATAYLAVIADQSEVENAKALMDADKVLFDQAHAKHEAGTVANLDELRARVQYQQQQQTVVADENRREKAEILLKREIGLVPGQKIELTDPNPYSELAARTPEDLKTEAYANRQDYQNLQAQQQEAKMVLGTRKQERLPALTFKGNYGVTGVNGVGYHGTLSAIGTLQVPIFREGTLRGDTEVAKAQLEGVNQQLGDLRGRIDQQVRSALLDVQAAEELVKVARSNVDLAAQALSDETDRFNAGIDDTLPLVQAQSTLQSAQSNLVQSLYQFNVDKLVLARSTGVLEQQYKVYLGR; from the coding sequence ATGTTCGTGCAAAGGCTGCAAATCTCTGATTTTTGGCGGGTCGGCGTGCCGGTGTTGGCTGCGATTTTGATTGCATCGGGCGCGGCGCCGGTCTTGCGGGCGCAGTCGGCGGAACTGCCGTCAAATCCGTCGCCGAATCCGAGCTCCTTGAGCAACCCGTATTACGGCAGCGTCACGCGCTATCCGGCAACGGACGGGGTGTTGAAGCTGTCGCTGGATGACGCGGTGCAGCGGGGTTTCGCCACCAATCTGGGTCTCAAAGAGGCCGAACTCAATGAGACGGCGTTTCATGGAGATCTGAAAGAGGCGGTGCAGTACTTTCTGCCCTCGATTACGGTGAGCGGCGGGCCGAGCGTGCATGAGTACAACCTTGCGGCGCTTGGCTTTGGGCCGGGGCTTTTGAAGAAGGTCGGTGGTTTGTTTCCGGGCACGGATTTCAGCGACATATCGTTCATCACCAAGGCGGATGTGACGACCGGGCAGATCAATTATGAGCAGACGCTGTTTTCCGGGCAGGTGATCGATGGATACAAAGCGGTAAAGGCGGCAGAGAAGGCCGCTTACTTTGCAAAGACCCGGGCCCGGGGCGAAGTAGTGCAGCAGGTTGCGACTGCGTACCTGGCGGTGATTGCGGACCAGAGCGAAGTTGAGAACGCAAAAGCGTTGATGGATGCGGATAAGGTTCTGTTTGACCAGGCTCATGCCAAGCATGAGGCCGGGACCGTCGCGAATCTGGATGAGCTGCGCGCGCGGGTACAGTATCAGCAACAGCAGCAGACGGTGGTGGCCGACGAGAACCGGCGCGAGAAGGCGGAGATTCTGCTGAAGCGGGAGATTGGTTTGGTGCCAGGGCAGAAGATTGAGCTGACCGATCCGAATCCGTATAGCGAACTGGCAGCGCGGACGCCGGAGGATCTGAAGACCGAGGCTTACGCGAATCGGCAGGATTACCAGAATCTGCAGGCCCAGCAGCAAGAGGCGAAGATGGTGCTGGGCACGCGCAAGCAGGAGCGGCTGCCGGCGCTGACCTTCAAGGGCAACTACGGGGTTACGGGTGTGAACGGAGTTGGGTATCACGGAACGCTGTCGGCGATAGGAACGCTGCAGGTGCCGATCTTCCGCGAGGGCACGCTGCGGGGCGATACCGAAGTGGCCAAGGCGCAATTGGAAGGCGTGAATCAGCAACTGGGAGATTTGCGCGGCCGGATCGATCAGCAGGTTCGTTCGGCGCTCCTGGATGTGCAGGCGGCTGAGGAACTGGTAAAAGTGGCGCGGTCCAACGTGGATCTGGCGGCGCAGGCGCTCTCGGATGAGACGGACCGCTTCAATGCGGGGATCGACGACACGCTGCCGTTGGTGCAGGCGCAGTCGACGTTGCAGAGTGCGCAGAGCAACCTGGTTCAGAGCCTGTATCAATTCAATGTGGATAAACTGGTGCTGGCGCGTAGTACGGGCGTGCTTGAGCAGCAATACAAGGTTTACCTGGGACGGTAG
- a CDS encoding MATE family efflux transporter, producing MSATEITTPQHPDGVTHGFWSSVGEALRGSHQDFTSGDLNRSILLLAIPMVLEMVLESLFAVVDVFWVGRLGANAVATVGITETLLALVFAIGLGVALSTTAMVARRIGEKDPEDAAISAVQAIVLGLLISVVLGIPAGFFAPRLLQLMGASPAIVAVGSGYARVALGGCGAIIMLFLNNAIFRGAGDASVAMRLLWVSNILNLVLDPCLIFGLGPFPHMGVTGAATATFIGRSIGVLVQFWLLLRGTERIHILGRHLRLNFVVLWRLLRVSLSGILQFAISNASWIGLVRIVSLFGGAAVAGYTVAIRIVIFFILPAWGLSNAAATLVGQNLGARRPDRAEQAVWRTGFYNLIFLGTLGIFFIVFATPIVRLFVHDPAVVPIAAMALRIFSCGNMGYAYVMVILQAFNGAGDTVTPTIVNFFGFWVLEIPLAWCLAVPMHFGVEGAFVAFVIAQFAIAGASVVLFRRGRWKRIRI from the coding sequence ATGTCTGCTACGGAAATAACTACGCCGCAGCATCCGGATGGCGTGACGCATGGATTCTGGTCTTCGGTGGGAGAGGCTTTGCGCGGCTCGCACCAGGACTTTACCTCTGGCGACCTGAATCGCTCCATTCTCTTGCTGGCGATTCCGATGGTTCTGGAGATGGTGCTGGAATCGCTGTTCGCGGTTGTAGATGTGTTTTGGGTTGGGCGGCTTGGCGCGAATGCTGTGGCTACCGTAGGGATTACGGAGACGCTTCTGGCGCTGGTCTTTGCGATTGGCCTTGGCGTCGCGCTGTCGACTACGGCGATGGTGGCGCGGCGAATTGGAGAGAAAGATCCGGAGGACGCGGCGATCTCTGCTGTGCAGGCGATTGTGCTTGGGCTGCTGATCTCGGTGGTGCTGGGGATTCCGGCGGGCTTTTTTGCGCCACGGCTGTTGCAGCTGATGGGTGCTTCTCCGGCGATTGTCGCGGTGGGGTCCGGCTATGCGCGCGTTGCCTTGGGCGGATGTGGCGCGATCATCATGCTGTTTCTTAACAATGCGATCTTTCGGGGAGCGGGTGATGCTTCGGTTGCGATGCGGCTGCTATGGGTATCGAACATTCTGAATCTGGTGCTTGATCCGTGCCTGATCTTTGGGCTGGGGCCGTTTCCGCATATGGGGGTTACGGGCGCGGCGACTGCGACGTTTATCGGACGGAGCATTGGGGTGCTGGTGCAGTTCTGGCTGCTGCTGCGCGGGACCGAGCGCATTCACATCCTTGGCCGGCATTTGAGGCTGAACTTTGTTGTGCTTTGGAGGCTTTTGCGGGTTTCGCTCTCGGGTATTTTGCAGTTCGCTATTTCGAATGCGAGCTGGATTGGACTGGTGCGCATTGTTTCGCTCTTTGGTGGGGCCGCGGTTGCCGGTTACACGGTGGCGATTCGCATTGTGATTTTCTTTATATTGCCGGCGTGGGGGTTGAGCAATGCGGCGGCGACGCTGGTGGGGCAGAATCTTGGCGCTCGGCGGCCGGATCGCGCGGAGCAGGCGGTTTGGCGGACGGGTTTTTACAACCTGATCTTTTTGGGGACACTGGGGATCTTTTTCATTGTCTTCGCGACGCCGATTGTGCGGCTGTTTGTGCATGATCCTGCCGTGGTGCCGATTGCGGCGATGGCGCTGCGGATATTTAGCTGCGGGAATATGGGCTATGCGTATGTGATGGTGATTCTGCAGGCCTTCAATGGGGCGGGGGACACGGTTACTCCGACGATTGTGAATTTCTTCGGCTTCTGGGTGCTGGAGATTCCGCTGGCCTGGTGCCTGGCGGTGCCGATGCATTTTGGGGTTGAGGGTGCGTTTGTGGCGTTTGTGATTGCGCAGTTTGCGATTGCCGGGGCGAGTGTGGTGCTGTTTCGGCGGGGGCGGTGGAAGCGGATTCGGATTTAA
- a CDS encoding PA2169 family four-helix-bundle protein produces MPTPSNTLKEVEETLRLVIQSLIDDQEGFQKIGDALKDEGLKRYFLTESLNRAHFRGNLETILHQEGVADIKESGTMTAKLLRAWGNLKTALGGDHALLETAEQAEDEAIKAYEDALTRELPLPVRQLLVSQEAHIEASHDYVKIARERIK; encoded by the coding sequence ATGCCCACCCCATCGAACACCCTCAAGGAAGTCGAAGAAACCTTGCGCCTCGTCATTCAGAGCCTCATAGACGATCAGGAAGGATTCCAGAAGATCGGCGACGCATTGAAGGACGAAGGCCTCAAGCGTTACTTCCTGACTGAGTCCCTGAATCGCGCTCATTTCCGCGGCAACCTCGAAACCATCCTTCATCAGGAAGGCGTTGCCGACATCAAGGAAAGCGGCACCATGACTGCCAAGCTCCTTCGCGCATGGGGCAACCTCAAGACCGCCCTCGGCGGCGATCACGCCCTCCTCGAAACCGCCGAGCAGGCAGAAGACGAAGCCATCAAAGCATACGAAGATGCACTCACCAGAGAACTGCCTCTGCCCGTCCGTCAGCTCCTCGTCTCCCAGGAAGCACACATTGAGGCCTCCCACGACTACGTGAAAATCGCACGGGAAAGAATCAAGTAG
- a CDS encoding elongation factor G, translating to MKTYPGSEIRNVAVVGHARSGKTTLIAALLHAAKMTAARGRVADGSAVTAYDEEDVARGTTMQNAVAFAEWQGVKINLVDTPGFHMFSHEAKAAMLPVEAALVLVNAQCGVEAVTERVWKYAEEANLPRIVVLNQMDSPRAGGGQGLSALMEDLHERWGRTCVPVQLPITGPEGFHGVVDLITMQAFFYETNGNGSGRIGEVPGHMLAAARAAHEALVELVAEGKDELMEEFFAEGTIPEQHLITALHEAIREDRIFPVLFTSGEANVATDHLLDFLKVYAPAASERAAVAVSGIEVMETVAANGHAAGLGASGGEAEHGNGEVSGYGSGMGNDKNDADIVLRPVADSEPVALFVFKTMSDPFTGRISFFKVVSGVVKTDSCVENYARKGQEKLSHLSVMQGRKAVEVTELHAGDLGAVAKLRDTFTGDTLGQKGAEIRVELPERPEPSMTYAIEPKTRADEDKLAGALHKIMEEDQLVRFFRDAETHEFLVAGSGQQHIEAIVSRLKRRYHTEVTLKAPKVPYRETIRGKAEAQGRHKKQSGGHGQYGDCKIRLEPLPRGTGFEFGNEIFGGSIPRQYVPAVEKGIVETALRGFLAGYPVVDFKATVYDGSYHEVDSNELSFKVAGRLAFKKAMEQAKPCLLEPIMKVEVEAPEEFAGALMGDLNGRRGRVQGMQARGKATVIAAEVPMAEMLSYGTTLTSITQGRGSFHMELKHYDVVPQLVAEKILATAKKPVEAEEE from the coding sequence ATGAAAACTTATCCGGGAAGTGAGATCCGCAATGTAGCTGTAGTGGGGCATGCGCGGAGCGGCAAGACTACTTTAATTGCCGCGCTGTTGCATGCCGCGAAGATGACCGCAGCAAGGGGCAGAGTTGCAGATGGTTCTGCTGTGACCGCTTATGACGAAGAGGACGTGGCGCGCGGGACGACGATGCAGAATGCAGTGGCCTTTGCTGAATGGCAGGGAGTGAAGATCAATCTTGTGGATACGCCCGGATTTCATATGTTTTCGCATGAGGCGAAGGCCGCGATGCTGCCGGTAGAGGCGGCGCTGGTGCTGGTGAATGCGCAGTGCGGCGTGGAGGCGGTGACGGAGCGGGTGTGGAAGTATGCCGAAGAAGCGAACCTGCCGCGGATTGTGGTGCTGAATCAGATGGATTCTCCGCGGGCGGGCGGCGGGCAGGGATTGTCGGCGCTGATGGAGGATTTGCATGAGCGCTGGGGGCGGACGTGCGTTCCGGTGCAGCTTCCGATTACTGGCCCCGAGGGGTTTCATGGGGTGGTGGATCTGATTACGATGCAGGCCTTTTTCTACGAGACGAATGGGAACGGATCGGGGCGGATTGGCGAGGTTCCGGGGCACATGCTGGCGGCAGCGCGCGCGGCTCACGAGGCGCTGGTGGAGCTGGTGGCCGAGGGCAAGGATGAGTTGATGGAGGAGTTCTTTGCCGAGGGGACGATTCCGGAGCAGCACCTGATTACGGCGCTGCATGAGGCGATTCGCGAGGATCGGATATTTCCGGTGTTGTTTACGAGCGGCGAAGCCAATGTGGCTACCGATCATCTGCTGGACTTTCTGAAGGTGTATGCGCCTGCAGCCTCGGAGCGGGCGGCAGTGGCGGTGAGCGGCATCGAGGTCATGGAGACGGTGGCCGCGAATGGTCACGCGGCTGGATTGGGCGCAAGTGGCGGCGAGGCGGAGCATGGGAATGGCGAGGTTTCGGGATACGGGAGCGGGATGGGCAACGACAAGAATGACGCCGACATCGTTCTGCGGCCGGTGGCGGACAGCGAACCGGTGGCGCTGTTTGTCTTCAAGACGATGAGCGACCCGTTTACGGGCCGGATCAGCTTTTTCAAGGTGGTGAGCGGGGTGGTGAAGACGGATTCCTGCGTGGAGAACTACGCGCGCAAGGGGCAGGAGAAGCTTTCGCATCTGAGCGTGATGCAGGGGCGCAAGGCTGTCGAGGTGACGGAGCTTCATGCCGGGGATCTCGGAGCTGTGGCCAAGCTGCGCGATACGTTTACGGGCGATACGCTGGGACAAAAGGGCGCGGAGATTCGCGTGGAATTGCCGGAGCGGCCTGAGCCGAGCATGACTTACGCGATTGAGCCGAAGACGCGGGCGGATGAGGACAAGCTGGCTGGGGCGCTGCACAAGATCATGGAGGAGGACCAGTTGGTGCGCTTCTTCCGCGATGCGGAGACGCATGAATTTCTGGTCGCTGGGTCGGGCCAGCAGCATATCGAGGCGATTGTTTCGCGGCTCAAGCGGCGGTATCACACCGAGGTGACGCTGAAGGCTCCGAAGGTGCCGTATCGGGAGACGATTCGCGGCAAGGCGGAGGCGCAGGGACGGCATAAGAAGCAGTCCGGCGGGCATGGCCAGTATGGGGATTGCAAGATTCGACTGGAGCCTCTGCCGCGCGGGACTGGATTTGAGTTTGGCAACGAGATCTTTGGCGGTTCGATCCCCAGGCAGTATGTGCCGGCGGTCGAGAAGGGGATTGTAGAGACGGCGCTGCGGGGATTCCTGGCCGGGTATCCGGTGGTGGACTTCAAGGCGACGGTGTATGACGGCAGTTATCACGAGGTGGATTCGAATGAGCTGTCATTCAAGGTGGCGGGACGGCTGGCCTTCAAGAAAGCGATGGAGCAGGCGAAGCCGTGTCTGCTGGAGCCGATTATGAAGGTGGAAGTGGAAGCTCCGGAGGAGTTTGCCGGGGCGCTGATGGGGGATCTCAATGGGCGTCGCGGCCGGGTGCAGGGAATGCAGGCGCGTGGCAAGGCGACGGTGATTGCGGCGGAGGTTCCGATGGCGGAGATGCTGAGTTATGGAACTACGCTGACTTCGATTACCCAGGGGCGGGGTAGCTTTCACATGGAGTTGAAGCATTACGACGTGGTGCCGCAGTTAGTGGCGGAAAAGATTCTGGCTACGGCGAAGAAGCCGGTGGAAGCTGAAGAGGAGTAA
- a CDS encoding VOC family protein encodes MARLSRIAPELPVANLQGSIDYYQQKLGFQLVSELPSRDYAILERDEVAIHLFRDSDHSHSPVGIHIFTPDLEALHDELVQRGAHLSQGILRKPWGNRDFRVNDSSGNEIKFTEPLSPDESAE; translated from the coding sequence ATGGCAAGACTTTCGCGGATCGCCCCCGAACTTCCGGTCGCCAATCTCCAGGGATCAATTGATTACTACCAGCAGAAACTCGGCTTTCAACTCGTCTCAGAGTTGCCAAGCCGAGACTACGCGATCCTCGAGCGCGACGAAGTTGCCATCCACCTCTTTCGAGACAGCGACCATTCCCATTCCCCGGTCGGCATCCACATCTTCACCCCCGACCTCGAAGCGCTACACGACGAGCTGGTTCAGCGCGGCGCTCATCTGTCGCAGGGAATTCTGCGTAAACCTTGGGGAAACCGCGATTTCCGCGTAAACGACAGCTCGGGGAACGAGATTAAATTCACCGAGCCTCTGTCCCCGGACGAGTCAGCGGAGTAA
- a CDS encoding DsbA family protein, translated as MNSSRATILAVLLSSLVAATPALSQFGGSPSGTQVHDTSALHPPAGAHVAIVEFEDQECPLCGHDNPVLKAAAAKYNIPWVRHDFPLKMHAWSFEAAVDARWFDTKSKKLGDEYRDAIFANQPSFYNDPTLVRKFTESFAQNHAIQLPFALDPQGNLAAGVTADYNLGVRTGIEHTPTIWIVTDHSRGAPFIEVTNIQNLYQIIDQALADTKGVK; from the coding sequence ATGAATTCATCCCGCGCCACCATCCTGGCAGTTCTCCTTTCCAGTCTTGTCGCCGCTACCCCCGCGCTCTCGCAGTTTGGCGGGTCGCCGAGCGGAACCCAGGTCCACGACACTTCCGCCTTGCATCCACCGGCTGGTGCGCACGTAGCGATCGTTGAGTTCGAAGATCAGGAGTGCCCCCTCTGCGGCCATGACAATCCAGTTCTGAAGGCGGCGGCTGCCAAGTACAACATTCCCTGGGTTCGCCATGATTTCCCGCTGAAAATGCACGCCTGGAGTTTTGAGGCCGCCGTGGATGCACGCTGGTTCGACACCAAATCAAAGAAGCTCGGTGACGAATATCGCGACGCGATCTTCGCCAACCAGCCCTCTTTCTACAACGACCCTACTTTGGTGCGGAAATTCACGGAGAGTTTCGCCCAGAACCATGCGATCCAGTTACCGTTTGCTCTCGACCCACAGGGCAATCTCGCAGCCGGGGTGACGGCGGACTACAACCTGGGTGTGCGAACAGGCATCGAACACACCCCAACCATCTGGATCGTCACCGACCACAGCCGCGGGGCGCCGTTTATCGAAGTGACCAATATTCAAAACCTGTATCAGATCATCGATCAGGCACTGGCTGACACCAAGGGCGTCAAATAA
- a CDS encoding DsbA family protein yields the protein MLRTHPIRSAALALATLGALAAPALAQFGGAPPTTQVHDPSALRPPAGARVAIIEFEDMECPDCARANPLLKEASDQYHIPWVRHDFPLAFHAWSFQAAVNARWFDTKSKKIGDDYRDAVFANQPSITSLEVLRTFSEKFAADHKLALPFAIDPEGKLTAAVKADYALGQRVGIEHTPTIWVATSQSKGAPFVEVVDRTKLFQLIDQALADTRASK from the coding sequence ATGCTCCGCACCCATCCGATCCGCTCCGCCGCCCTTGCTCTCGCGACCCTCGGCGCACTCGCCGCCCCGGCACTAGCCCAGTTCGGCGGCGCGCCGCCCACCACCCAGGTCCACGACCCCTCCGCGCTAAGGCCGCCAGCAGGCGCCCGCGTCGCCATCATCGAATTCGAAGACATGGAGTGCCCCGACTGCGCCCGCGCCAACCCACTCCTCAAGGAAGCCAGCGACCAGTACCACATCCCCTGGGTGCGTCACGACTTCCCCCTCGCCTTCCACGCATGGAGCTTCCAGGCCGCCGTCAACGCCCGCTGGTTTGATACGAAATCCAAGAAAATCGGCGACGATTACCGCGACGCCGTCTTCGCCAACCAGCCCTCCATCACCTCGCTCGAAGTCCTGCGCACCTTTTCCGAGAAATTCGCCGCCGACCACAAGCTCGCGCTGCCTTTCGCCATCGACCCCGAGGGCAAGCTCACCGCGGCCGTCAAAGCCGACTACGCCCTCGGCCAGAGAGTCGGCATCGAACACACCCCGACGATCTGGGTAGCCACCAGCCAGTCCAAAGGCGCCCCATTTGTAGAAGTGGTAGATCGCACCAAACTCTTCCAGCTAATCGACCAGGCCCTGGCCGACACCCGCGCGTCGAAATAG
- a CDS encoding radical SAM protein, whose protein sequence is MGTPRKLTAHGRMLAAKRNVRELALVGRALASTGHPVMAQIVPMRFCNLSCAYCNEYDKVSKPVPLDEMERRIDHLGRLGTSIITISGGEPLTHPELDGVIRRMRKVGAMAGMITNGYLLNVERIERLNRAGLDHMQISIDNINPDDVSMKSLKVLDKKLEMLAEHAEFHVNINSVVGGGIKDPNDALVISKRALELGFSNTIGIIHDGSGQLKPLQPEEAKIYFAVKNLKRRSYSRFNQFQEAIAQGKPNDWRCRAGSRYLYICEDGLVHYCSQQRGFPGIPLAEYTTADVKREFVTAKSCSPNCTVSCVHQISYIDHWRTPQTRSISPGGHAGEAPGLVTIQGAN, encoded by the coding sequence ATGGGTACTCCTCGTAAGTTGACTGCGCACGGGCGGATGCTGGCTGCAAAGCGCAACGTGCGCGAGCTGGCGTTGGTCGGCAGGGCGCTGGCCTCGACCGGGCATCCGGTGATGGCGCAGATTGTGCCGATGCGCTTCTGCAATCTTTCGTGCGCGTATTGCAACGAGTACGACAAGGTTTCGAAGCCGGTGCCGCTGGATGAGATGGAGCGGCGCATCGATCATCTGGGGCGGCTGGGGACGAGCATTATTACGATTTCCGGTGGCGAGCCGCTGACGCATCCGGAACTGGATGGCGTGATCCGGCGGATGCGCAAAGTGGGCGCGATGGCCGGGATGATCACCAATGGCTATCTGCTGAATGTGGAGCGGATCGAGCGGCTGAACCGGGCTGGCCTGGACCACATGCAGATCTCGATCGACAACATCAATCCTGACGATGTTTCGATGAAGAGCCTCAAGGTGCTGGACAAGAAGCTGGAGATGCTGGCCGAGCACGCCGAGTTCCACGTGAATATCAACTCGGTGGTGGGCGGCGGCATAAAAGACCCGAATGACGCGCTGGTGATCTCGAAGCGCGCGCTGGAGCTGGGTTTCAGCAACACGATTGGGATTATCCATGACGGCAGCGGGCAGTTGAAGCCTTTGCAGCCGGAAGAAGCGAAGATCTACTTTGCGGTGAAGAACCTGAAGCGGCGGAGTTATTCGCGGTTTAACCAGTTTCAGGAGGCGATTGCGCAGGGCAAGCCGAATGACTGGCGCTGCCGGGCAGGTTCGCGGTATCTGTATATCTGCGAGGATGGGCTGGTGCATTACTGCTCGCAGCAGCGCGGGTTTCCTGGGATTCCGCTGGCTGAATACACGACGGCGGATGTGAAGCGGGAGTTTGTCACTGCGAAGTCGTGTTCGCCGAACTGCACGGTTAGCTGCGTGCATCAGATCAGCTATATCGACCACTGGCGGACGCCGCAGACTCGGTCCATTTCGCCGGGGGGACACGCTGGTGAAGCGCCGGGGTTGGTGACGATTCAGGGTGCTAATTAG
- a CDS encoding PDZ domain-containing protein encodes MDHFLRPCRVGGVGIPGRVRFFAGVLVAGGLSIGLAARAQSLQLIDVLDEPTLLLLHSKSQGFLGVDVGDVDADRAQALHLKDTRGAEITILDHDAPAGKAGLMLHDVILQVNGREIDDAEQVKQILHEAPPGRKLQLLISRDGALQTVPVQLADRRKVQEEARERLDTVGMTSGSGNSFVSNGADLPSAGGFHSPFFGSSLHVGAMVEPLTAQMADFLGVGGGVMIKSVARRSEADVAGLRSHDVILEVGGETVVTSSDWERLLRSSEGKPVQVEILRDRMKQLVLLQVDGKRHKS; translated from the coding sequence ATGGATCACTTTTTGAGGCCGTGCAGGGTAGGTGGAGTCGGAATTCCGGGAAGGGTGCGCTTCTTTGCCGGGGTTCTGGTGGCGGGTGGGCTGTCGATCGGGTTAGCTGCGCGGGCGCAGAGCCTGCAGTTGATCGATGTTTTGGATGAACCCACGCTTTTGCTGTTGCATTCGAAATCGCAGGGGTTTCTGGGCGTAGATGTGGGCGACGTGGACGCGGACAGGGCGCAGGCGCTGCATCTGAAGGATACGCGCGGGGCAGAGATCACGATTCTGGATCATGATGCTCCGGCGGGAAAAGCCGGATTGATGCTGCATGACGTAATTCTGCAGGTGAATGGCCGGGAGATTGACGACGCTGAGCAGGTGAAACAGATTCTGCACGAGGCTCCTCCAGGGCGGAAGCTGCAATTGCTGATTAGCCGCGATGGGGCGTTGCAGACGGTGCCAGTGCAGTTGGCCGACCGGCGCAAGGTGCAGGAAGAAGCACGGGAGCGGCTGGACACGGTTGGCATGACGTCAGGTTCGGGGAACAGCTTCGTTTCAAATGGGGCCGATCTTCCTTCCGCGGGTGGATTTCATTCGCCGTTTTTTGGGAGCTCGCTGCATGTGGGCGCGATGGTCGAGCCGCTGACGGCGCAGATGGCGGATTTCCTTGGGGTTGGCGGCGGGGTGATGATCAAGAGCGTGGCCCGCAGGAGCGAAGCGGATGTGGCCGGGCTGAGATCGCATGATGTGATTCTGGAGGTTGGCGGCGAAACGGTTGTGACTTCGAGCGACTGGGAGCGGCTGCTGCGGTCGAGTGAGGGCAAGCCGGTGCAGGTGGAGATTCTGCGCGACCGGATGAAGCAACTGGTGCTGCTGCAGGTGGATGGAAAGCGGCACAAGTCGTAG